CGTTACAACCTAAACATATCCCTCTTTAGTATACAAAATTGAGGCTTCAATTTCCCCATGCATACAAGTTACAACCAAGAACCCTAACTTTTGAAGTCGATTCTTGAGGTCACTCTACAATTCTCTCCTCCTTTTCAATTGtccattttgttgttgttgttgatagGTATAGAATCTGACCTATTTGAGTGCAAGTCAAGAATGGATGTTTAAAGAGCTTTCTTGTTACTTGGAAGATTTTTCGAGGGAAACAAGGGGCCGCCAGCATTGAATTCGGTGGCTTGATAGGGTGGGGAATTAGTGACCGAGATTAATGATATGAGTAATGTTAGATATACTAAGATTAAGTTAAGGAATCTATACATTAAACAATTCGATAGATGgtaaatggatttttaaataAGTGGGTCATAATCAATGCTATAAAAGTTTCTCGCATTGCATATTCCCATCAATTATGTCAATCAATCTTACCATATACATAATGTTTTCTAACATAGGCAGATGCTGACAATAGCCTAGTCCATGGAGCAACATTTAATCCGAAGTTTCGCATCGCCTTCGACCTTTGATCTTTGCTACAAGAAAACTGCAATTAATAGCAGGCACCCTTGTTATCACTTAATATAGGGAAatcatttttatggaaaaatttcaaatacacGGCCTATATgcccctttcttttttatgaaactAATATCTATTACTATTAATAgggtcaaatttttttaaatataactaCCTAATCAATGACAATGAAAGTGGGTCACGTAGAAATAAGAGTACGCGGACCGTGTGTTTGCCATttaaaaatctttatttttaatggaaCATCTCTACAATAGACTCTACTATCTTGCATTAACCTTTACAGCCTCATTTCATCATCACATACGTTGACGCAAAACACAGCATTGATATAGTCAATTCTATGTACTAATTCTTGGTAGCTACATAATTGCAAACTTCCAAGGTATGATCACGCACGCATACGGGCCTTTGTAAATACATTTGAGATAAATTAAACTTCGATGGCActtatatttattaataataaattcTGCACCAATTAAACTATGCATTGGCAGTAATCAACTCGATCACACGACTCTAAGATCATGAAGACCTCAGTAACATTTGTCTAGGGTCTTGCATCAACTAAGTTGAAAACGTCACTCAATATAGGCATAAAAATTAGCAAGATTACTACGAAACGAAATCGAAGACAGAGCAAGAGGAATGTCACTATCTTCGGAAATTTCatagattttgttttttttgtttttgaggtTTCCACAGGGTTTGGACAGTAATTTGGAAGCGACCGTCCCAACAACTAAAGCGGTTTGACATGCCCAGCCTCTGCATGTCCCCGTCTTTGACCTCCACAACATCATCGCATTGAATCACCTCACTATATACGTATACGCCAAAGGCTAGACTTTAACTGACTCCAGATATGCCATTTATGCTAATGAATATAAAATACTTGATCTTGGTCGCAAAAATCACTTTCTAATTACCCATAAAATACGTGCAAGACAACTTATGCGAATAAAACGCTGCGCAAGCTGTGTACAAATCCTCTTATATTGCACTTCGTTTGACAATTTAAGCTGTgagtaaaatgaaaagaaatgagaggAAGGACATATAAAAAAGTTGTACAGAAAGGAAAATTTAGTTTCTTTCTAGATCCGTTTGTTTCACTGAAAATCTATTATTCtttgtggaaaatgttttggaaGAAAGCAATTTTGAGGAAAAGTGAATTATTCTTTCGGTACCTAGTTACATTGAAAACgatttaaaaagtaatttccAAGACAATAGTGCATCCACACCGATGACTCAGCGTGGTTTCGAAACAAACCACAAGCTTCATGCTGAAATTAGTAATCTTATCTCCATTGTACTACGAATGGATGAAAACGGAAAACTCAccagaaaagaaagaggagggttttttcttcttctttttttgggggagggagggaaTCAGTCCGGTTTTAGCTatattatttcacaaaaaaaaaagtaattaggaaaatattttccctgaAAATAATCAttgtatcacttataaaatcgaatgaatgaaaaatattttcatcatgcacataaagaaaatatattctattaattaattatttaaagtGAAACAAgcttttcagaaaaaaatttcaaatcaaatcgGGCATCACTGTCTTTGATTTTCCTCGAACCAAACTTTAAAGGGGATTAAGATGAAATGCAGATGGCTGGAGGTACAAAAACTTGCTGGTTGGGAATTGAACTTTGGGCGCATATCCGGTCAGGACTTCAGTGGGTCACGGCAATGGGCAAGAAGACATCTTCTTCGGTCAACCTAGAcctggcaaaaagaaaaaataccgGATATCATAACCCTAACCTTGACCCGTAAAATTTGCCATTGGCTCAGGTCAACCTGGTTTAACCGATTTGACTaagcataagaaaattatcaagaaagccctaaacttattatgtttgtccaattcgatcataaatcttctaatttgatcaattaactcataaaccttttgatgatttactaATGTAGTTTATCCAGCAAATTTTGATCACTCGTTTTATATAGTACAACTAGTgttaacatggataatttttagaatttttaaatttttttaaatttttttcttttttttccctattttttcctttcccttttctttttgctagtgGCCGATCGCCTCGTAGAGCCTCACTTGGGTGATGGCAAGGACCAATGAGGGCAACCCTTACTAGATCTGGCAAGGTTGATCTAGCCTAGGTGAAGGCAAGGGCAAGGGCAAGGGCAAGGGCTAGCAAGATTAACCCTCCTCGACCTACAACGCTCGGCAAGGCTAACCTAGCCTATGGTAAGCAAGGGTAAAGAAATTCAatagataaaggaaaaaattcaaaaaatctaTTAAAAATTTGCCAGGTAAGATGGTCGGTATTCACATCTATGATTTCTGGTCGTATGAACTACAATAGTaacttgtcaaaagatttagacaTCAATTGACACAAATTCAATatgtttaaaattcaattggcaCGTTTAGCATATATGTATAGTAGCAAGGTCTTTTCAATtgaatgtttagaattgaattcactttaatttaatagatttaggattttcttGGTAATTTCCTCCTAAGCATGAGAATGGAcatctttatattttctttttgtgctcgaatcataattgaaaatttgaaatagttgaAATTAGACACTCGGCCCAGTCTTGTTAGTTTGAATGGGTTGGATCAAAATAACTTGAACATACTAAAATTAAGTTGGACATCAAGTCAACGTTCCCAAGAGCTTCAGTTATATAAAAAGGAAGGTTTGATACAATCAATGATTAAAATCAAAACCTTTTAGCTTTACTTTGATTagggctccatttgtttcataacaagtgaataatttgaaaaataatttctcaaaaatatcTAGTAAACAATAAAgcgattatttttatgaaaatatttctcaaatcatctATTCTCCAAGAAataaacatatttatgttaaattatatGATCACAATCAAATAAAGAACATGCAATGGTTATTCCCATTACTACCATTTGGCCATTTTATTTCTGGAGTAATacaataaaaattccaaaccgaTTCCATAATAATGTACTCCAAATTCATCTTCATCTAAAAAACTCACAAATAATACCAATACATCTACCCTTAACCTATATCTACCATCCTTTAGTGGTCCATTAAGTATCACGTTAAAATGCATACCTATTAACATATATACAAACTGCGAGATGATTCTTAGGTAAAGAATGACGAATCTCACGTGAAAATTGATACGCGTGGtagatttcaattaaattatcagtttgagaatttttgtaTTAAGGCTATTCGCATTACTCCCACTTGACCATTTTCTATTGGGAgtaatacaataaaaaaaaaaaatcaaaattggtgCTTCTAAGGGTGAGCATAGTtccatgatagaatttggaACTAAAGAACTGGACTGATGGATATTGTCTAATTTTAGGTTCCAAGGTATGTAAGATAGGTCCCAGATAGGTGGAACCTAGAACCTCAACTTAgaacaaattttgtgtttttcttgatctATATCTTAATGCAATTATGCAATGTTCCATGAGGTCTGCTagtaaatatataatatgaaattacTAGTCTGAGCTTCATTTATgattgagacttttactttactaatatttcttatttttgtgtATCTAGATATAAGTTGTGGTCAGCGGATTAACAATAAGTGATAGTCATTAAAAGTAATAATTTACCGCAATCATTCGATTAAAAATATAAACTTAATCTAGGTAGACCTTGGAATCTATGAAAGGGTAGATtctagatttaaaaaaaatgatgaatatgTTCTAACGAGTGGGTTCTAGGTTTTGGGTGGAACTTGTGCAAAACTCGGAACCTAAACCTAGaagaaattattgtatttttcttggtctatgTCTTAATGAGATCCTACCATGTTCTATGTCATATGATAATAAGTGTAGAATCACTAGTTTGGGCTTCCATTTTATAattgagacttttactttattaatgtttcatatttttcatgtatccAAATACAAGTTATGGTTGATGAATTAGCAATAAATGGTGGTCATTAAAAGTTATAATTCACCACAATTGTTTGATTAATAATACAGGTGGAATCTAGGTAAACCCTAAAATCTAAGAAAGGTAAGCTACAGGTTATGATGGGTAGGTTCCAAATTCTATAAAATGAGAAACTTGTTATAACAATTAGGCTATAGGTTTTTGGTGGAACTTGTACAAAATCTGAAACCTAAACCTAAAAGAAATTGTTGTGTTTTTCTCGGTCTATGTCTTAATGCAATCCTATGATATTCCATGACGTCTGATAATGATTGCATAATATAGAACCACTAGtatgagtttttattttatgattagggcttttattttgttaatatttcatgtTTTTCATGTATCTAAATATGAGTTGTGTTTAATGGATTAGCAATAAGTGGTGGTCATTAAAAGTTATGATTCACTACAATCATTTGATCAATCATATAGATGAAATTGGGGTATATCTTGGAACATGTGAAAGGATAAATTCTAACTTCCAAAAAATGATGAGCATGTTCTAATGAGTAGGTTCTGGGTTTTGGGTGGACCTTGTGCAAAATCTGGAACCTAAACctagaagaaaattttctattattcTTGATCTATGTCTTAGTGTGATCGCAAATGAGTGTATAATGTGGAACCAGAAGTCTGAGCTTCTATTTTAAAACtgaaacttttactttattaatgtttcatatttttcgtaTATGTGAATTGGCTAGAAGTGGTGATCATTAAAAGTTATGATTCACTATAATCATTTGATTAATAATATACATGGAATCTAGGTAGGCCTTGGAACCTGTGCAAAGGGTAGGTTCTAGATTATGCTAAGTGggttttaggtttcaaaaaattagaaacatGTTCGAACCAGTAGGTTTTAGCTTTCGAACGGAACTTGTACTTGAACCTAGAAgaaatttttgtacttttcttggTCTACGTCTTAATAAGACACTACAATATTCTATGACATTCAGTAATGAGTGTATAATAAAAAACTATTTgtttgagcttccattttataattgtgacttttactttattaatatttcatatcttTTGTGCATCCAAGTATAAGTTGCGATTAGTCGATTAGCAGTAAGCAATGGTCATCAAAAGTTATGTtaggtaggttctaggttttaaaatatttttttgtatttttcttggtctatTAATACGATCTTACGATGCTCAATGGTGTCCGATAATGAGTGTATACTATGAAACCACTAGTCTGAGCTTCCATTTTAACTAATACTTTTACTTTGCttatgtttcatatttttcgtgtatctaaatataaattatggttAGTAAATTAGCAATAAGTGGTTGTCACTACAATAGTTTGattaataatataaattgaATCTGGGTAGATCCTGGAACTTGTGAAAGGGTAGGCTTTAGGTTATGCGGGGTagattccaaatttcaaaaaatgataaacaTATTATAATGGGTAGGTTATTGGTTTCAGTTAGAACTCATACAGAACCCGAAACCTAAAGCTAGaagaaatttgtgtttttctttgtctaTGTCTCAATGCAATCATGTAATATTCCATGACGTCTAATAATGACTATATAATATAGAATCATTAGTCCGAGCTTCTATTTTATaactaaaacttttattttgttaatatttcatatttttcatgtatctaaatataagttacGATCAGTGGATTAGAGTAAGTGATGGCATTAAAATTGATGACTCATTGCAATTGTTCGATCAATAATATAGATGGAACCTATAACAGGCTATGTTATAAAGGTTgttttcaagttccaaaaaatgaggttTCTGTTCCAATGGATAATTTCCAGGTGAAATCTATACAAATCCTAAAACCGCTCATCCCTAAGCACTTCTATGacaatttacttcaaatttatcTTCATCTCAAAAGAATCACAAATAATAACCAACACATCTACCTCTTACCTACATCTATCGTCATTTAGCGGTCCATAAAGTATCGCATTAAAATGCATACCTATGAATACACACGAACATATGGTAGATTTCGATTAGAATTACTGATTTGGGATTCTTTGTGgcaagaaagttttttttttttttttggtcagaggCACGAAAGTTAATTTGGAAGCAAAAACGTCGAAAAGTCATCAAATCGATATTTTCGACAGGATTAAACCCCCTTTGCATTCCCATCACCCCAAAGgcgcaaaaaggaaaagattctttgctttcggataaaaaaaaaatggacagcAAGATGCGCATAACCGACACGGCTCTATGACGACGCGACGGAGAGCAAAGTAAAAAGCTTTCGCttccacctccgccgcctctccctctccccgCCGCCGTCAGATCCCCAAACCCTCCACCGCGTCCCCCGATGCGATAGCCGCcggcccgcccgcccgccgcctGCTCGACGGAATCCCGCCGCCCGGATATGGAGCCGAGCGTCCTCGACTCGATCGGCGTCGAGATCATCGGCGTCATGTCGCCGGTCTCCGTCTGCATGTTCCTCGTCGTCCTCCTCGTCTACGCCCTCTCCCCCTCCAACCCCTTCTCCGCCCCGGCGCCCTCCGCCGCCCCGATCCGCACCGCCGCCAACCTCGTCTACGTCGAGAGCCCCTCCGACTCCGTCGGCCAGAAGCTCGAGGGGGCGCTCCTCAACGCGCTGGTGTTCGTCGTCCTCATCGCGCTGGTGACTTTCCTCCTCGTGGCGCTCTACTACTACAAGTTCACCAGGTTCCTCAAGTACTACATGAACTTCTCCGCCTTCTTCGTGCTCGCCACGATGGGGGGCTCGATCTTCCTGTCGATCGTCCAGCATTTCTCGATCCCCGTCGATTCGGTCACCTGCTTCTTGCTGCTGTTCAATTTCACGGTCGTGGGTGTGTTGTCTGTGTTCGGCGGGGGGATTCCCATAATCTTGAGGCAGTGTTACATGGTTTGTTTGGGGATTATCGTGGCTGCTTGGTTTACGAAATTGCCCGAATGGACGACCTGGGTCTTGCTTGTGGCGTTGGCTGTGTATGATTTGGTGGCTGTTTTGGCGCCGGGTGGGCCGCTTAAGATACTTGTGGAATTGGCCTCCACCAGGGATGAAGAACTCCCTGCTCTGGTTTATGAGGCTCGTCCGATTGCCCCTCAGAGCGGTGGTAACCGGGGCTCGAGTTTGGGTCTTTTGGTTGCTGGTGTGTCGGATTCGGGGTCGGTTGAGCTGCAATCTGTTTCTAGAGACAACGTGAGGAGGAATGAGACTGCCAACAATCGTGGTGACGATGGCGTTCATAGTTTGAGGAGTGATGGAGGTGAGCATAGTCGAGATGAAGGGGAAACCTCCCCGTTGGTGCGTAATTTCCGGGATCGGGACTCGTCGAGCAGTGAATCGTCGGAGTTCTCAGTGGTGAATGTCACGCCTAACAGAGGGGGACAGTTTGGAAATAGGGAGTTGgagattgaggaagaaatgTCCCCGCTGGTTGAAATGCTGGGTTTAGGGAGTGGGGGAGAACAGGAAAGGAGAGATGATGGGGAGAATGATCGCAATTCCGGTAGAGGAGTTAGACTTGGTCTTGGAGATTTCGTGTTTTACAGTGTTCTGGTGGGTAGAGCTGCAATGTATGATTTGATGACAGTCTATGCTTGTTACCTTGCAATTGTTTCGGGACTTGGGTGCACCCTTATATTGTTGTCTGTATGCCGCCGAGCTCTGCCTGCCCTTCCCATATCCATCACATTAGGTGTCATGTTTTACTTCTTGACTCGATTATTAATGGAACCCTTCGTTGTTGGTGTAGCAACGAATCTAATGTTGTTTTAATTGTCAATTTTTCATGAGAGAAAAGACGGGGAGATACTTACATTGTTTTAGGACATCACTGATTTTTGTGGTCTTGGCATCCATGTACACAGCAATGGAATCCCCCATAGAAAGATTAGTCTTGCTCATGTAATTTTCTGGATGTCCAGACCCAGTAATGAGAATATCTCAGGAACACATGGTAATGAATCTTTTTGCAATATCGTACTTCCTGCTTTTTGGTCCATAGCTTGTCGAGTATGTTCTAGATTTCATGAAGTTTGAGCAAATTCATAATGTCATCTTGCAGTTTAATTCTTTTAAGTGTACGAATAATGAAATA
The nucleotide sequence above comes from Eucalyptus grandis isolate ANBG69807.140 chromosome 2, ASM1654582v1, whole genome shotgun sequence. Encoded proteins:
- the LOC104425312 gene encoding presenilin-like protein At1g08700, yielding MEPSVLDSIGVEIIGVMSPVSVCMFLVVLLVYALSPSNPFSAPAPSAAPIRTAANLVYVESPSDSVGQKLEGALLNALVFVVLIALVTFLLVALYYYKFTRFLKYYMNFSAFFVLATMGGSIFLSIVQHFSIPVDSVTCFLLLFNFTVVGVLSVFGGGIPIILRQCYMVCLGIIVAAWFTKLPEWTTWVLLVALAVYDLVAVLAPGGPLKILVELASTRDEELPALVYEARPIAPQSGGNRGSSLGLLVAGVSDSGSVELQSVSRDNVRRNETANNRGDDGVHSLRSDGGEHSRDEGETSPLVRNFRDRDSSSSESSEFSVVNVTPNRGGQFGNRELEIEEEMSPLVEMLGLGSGGEQERRDDGENDRNSGRGVRLGLGDFVFYSVLVGRAAMYDLMTVYACYLAIVSGLGCTLILLSVCRRALPALPISITLGVMFYFLTRLLMEPFVVGVATNLMLF